A region of the Melanotaenia boesemani isolate fMelBoe1 chromosome 6, fMelBoe1.pri, whole genome shotgun sequence genome:
tttatttcttgcattttatttcacgtaccatttaagtttgttttattccttcctttcgtttttctgtttgtttttaatgtactttttcatGCTGCTTCTGCTCCGCTGTAATacttgaattgtcttgtacatggaAAGTGTTGTATACAAATGAACTTGCCTTGGCTAAGATGTGTATGTCCTTAATCACTGCTGTCCAGTTAACAACATGAAGACTTATTTTGAGAAAAACTTTGAGCCaaatcagtttttatcagtgtttcttcGGCATTATTGGCTGTAACTTCAGTTGTTTGTAACGTTTACatcctttttatttgtgtaaacagTTTGgacagttggtgagatgatgcatTATGAATGTTGCATAATAAACAGGAACCTGGTGATGCGGAAGAAGTCAAGAGGAACAAGTACTCATGCTGCATTCACGTGCATTTGGACAGCTGAGGTTCATCCAGGTTAAGATCAGTTTACATTgaatatttgttagaatttgtctatttttttcttagtgGCTGGTCAAGACTTTAGTGGAGGCCATCTGGCCCTattcttttacttattttataaaggctaaaaaattaaatttttaaacaattaacataataaatttcacttataaatacatttttgtcatgataaaacaaacaaaggatAAAATTACCACaactttttcataaaaaactGCCGCAAAATCCTGGAAGGCTTAATAAATGAGTCTGTGTTTACGAACGGATCAACTGGTGTGTTGTGGAAATTCTGGCCCAGCTGGCTTAccgtagttttttttttttttttaattaaaaacaaaaacccctCTCTCAGCGGTCCGTGGGCTGAGTGGGGTCATATTTTACCGAGTGCCTCCGCCTGCTGGTTGCAGTTAATCTCTGTCAGTGTCTCCACCGCCACCTTCACGGCTCCCGCCTCCGTAAAAGTGGACACCAACACGTCCACGACGTCCAGGCGGCATTTCCCCTCCACCCTGCTGCGTCTCACGCGCGGCGTCTCTGCGCGGTTCACAAGCTCGTGACAAAACAACTCAAAGCTCTCCTTCGGCAGGTCTTCCAGGGTGTTCAAAAGAGCCTCCTTTATTTTCAGGGAGGACATTTTTCTTCATCTATCAGCAGCTGAGAACAAAGTTTGAATTCGCACCCTCACTCTGATTCCCAACTCCTCAATAACAAAGGTCGCTATTGGCTGTCCCAAAGTCTCTAAATGACGTCATCATCAATTTGCGTAATAACCTGAAAGAGGAATAATGTGTtgcaaaaagtaaagaaaagacaCCCTGAAGtatcttattctcaacattttaTAATTAGAATGACTTAAAAATGCACAGATTAGGACTAAACTTCATTGTAGCTGTAAGCAGACGGCTGTTTACTTTAGAATCCATGTATTAACAGGGTTCTAGGGGTATAGCATTGTGTAAGACACACAGTAGATTGTTTCCTGACAAGGGTCTGTCTTAAAGGACTGTCACTCTGCAACTTAGAGAAGTTCCAGAGACGATCAGCTTTGCACCATAACCCCAATGTTTCAGAACAACGAGGGTTTTCTTTAATGGTAGCCATCTTCTTGAAAATTAGAGGATTTGGGAAAGTGTCTTCTAACTGGTTGAATTCCTGGAAGATTGCAGAGGAGGGCATGATGGAGACTTGTGACTGTGCACAGGAAgctacatgaataaaaacaaaaacctttggaatgttttttgtttattccgTCACCTAAAAATCCATCTGTACAGTCAAACCAGTTTATTTATCTGCTGATGCTGGAAGTTAGCTAAATTTGAAATTCAATAtctcaaacattttaatgattgCATCATTGTCAGCTGATAAATTGTTTATTGATCCTTTAgatttttatataaacaaatcaattaattaatcataataataaaagaaacgCTCAACTGATgtttaaatacagtttatttaCACAACATGGTCATCATAAATCAATAAAGGCTTTTCTGGGAGGGCCATAAAGCTATTAGTTTGTCATTCTCAGAAGCAATGGAGGTAGACCTGAGTTttgtataaaaacaataatataaatGCACAAAACTCTACAAATGGTTCATATTAACACTATTTACATCCATCAAGTTAAAACTGGCTCATGCTGTAAAAAGAATCCAACTGTAGTGCTTAAAACGTCTCTGGCTGCTTTTTGTGCTGCACTCGTAGCCCTGAGCAAAGACATGATCACCTGTCATCTATTATTTAGGGAACATGTAACCTGTCTGTAAAGACCGACCACAGGCTCTGAGGTTGTGTAGTCCATTCAGGGTCTGCAGCTCGCTCCCCACCCAGCCTACCGGCAGCTGTTCCCTACTGTGGCGGCCATGTTTCGCTGCCATGTTCTGATGCCGGCACGCCGGGGCACCTCCACGACTCTGTGTTTATGGGCAAGACGTTCAGACTGCTCAGGACCTCCTGCGCCGTCTTTCCCAGCATGCCCTGCATGTCGCAGACGAAGCGGTAGACGTAGCGTTTGCCTGCCGTCTTGTGGATGATGTTCTTGTGGTAGTAGTAGCGCAGGCCACGACTCAGCTTCTCATAATTCATCTTTGGCTTGTTTTTGCACTGACCCCAACGCTTGGCCACCTGCGAGACgagcaaaaaagaaataaacatactGCAAAGCATTTAGTTATTTAAGACATGATGAGGTTAGGCTGAAGTGTTCAGAGAGGGTTGGTTGAATTTGaccaaatatgtttttttcttagtcTCTCTTAGATCTACAGTGTTGCAGCTCTTTATTCGCCTTTATATAGTAGTATACCCCAGGGGCGTTGCTAGGCATAAAGCTCTATTGGGGCACTGGCTCCCTACTACATATACCCCATCTcccattcacatacacacacacacacacacacacacacacacacacacacacacacacacacacacatacacacacacacatacacacacacacacatacacacacacacacacatacacacacacacatacacacacacacacacacacacacacacacacacacacacacacacacacatacacacacacacatacatacacacacactaccCTGTGCCACGGCCACATTCCTACCAAAAGTACTAATTGTGATATTAGAGAGTGTAagaacatatttaacaaacatgaacactttcaacatggcagcaaaagcaTAAATACCATAACAAACGATGGCACGTCTGAACTCTCTTCATACACATTCCACAGTTACGGTTATTACCAGCTTTTCAGGGTGATAGTTCAACTCATtctgaacagtttgtttaattttcgaGCATTAAAGTGTAGGCTACTGCCTATTTTTCAGTGACTTGGTTtagaagatatttttttcttaagaaattGTTAAATTCTCAATTAAAATTTGAAGCAATCCAAAAGATTTGACACCCTGCATGAGAGCATAAAAATATGTGTCATTTGTCTCTGTTTACATcagaagtctgtttttttttagtatgaaaaaatgttttatgtcctttaagcgaatttctgtttcatttgtcATTTGTTGATGGTCCCTAAACGAGACGCCGGTAGCTCCAGCAAATATCTGTtgaatatccaacctaaaactgATTCATCGCGGTCTTAACTCCCTCTTTCTCATCCACTTTGGTTTcattaatatgtatatatatatatatatataaataattgaaATCTAAATCTTCAAATCTAAATGTTACAAGATGATGAGATGGAGGCAGATGGAGGTCAAATCTCCATCAACCCATGTTGGATATGGTGTTAAATTATTAATcttaacataaaacattcaaCCAGCAGCATTTTCAGGAAGTTAAGCAGGAATTGTGATAATTGGATTGTTTTGGTGCGATATGGTCTGTGTTCTATATCCTACTGGAGCAGAAACCAGAGGTCCGTTTTTACACCATCATGGGAGGATTGAAGAAACAattaagacattaaaaaaaaaatctttgcctTTTTGTGGCAAACTGATTTTATCCTTGACAAATGTCTCCATGCAGGCTGGTTTAGTTTTACCTACCATGTGCTTGTAAAACACAACAGTAATATCTCCAGGTGACCCCTGAAGACCTAAACTCAGACGAAGACCCCGACAAAGGCGGGTTTTTATACTTATACTACGGTTTGGTTCCGTACCTCTGTGGGGTCGGACATCTTAAACTCCCAGCCGTCTCCAGTCCAGGAGATGAAGGTGCTGCAGGCAGAGTCAAGAAGAAGTTCCAGTAAAAACTGCCACAACTGGATCGGACCAGaacctgaataaaataaaatatactgaTTAGTTGAGCTACAGAAGTTTTAATGATGTAATATAATGGGTGATGGTTAAAATATTCAGAAGttgatttttcattattaatattatttttttccatgtcCTATAATAAAATCAGAGAGCTCTGACCTGGATAAGTGGACATCCCTGTCATCTGGCCTTCCCGTTCCGGtctctgggtgtgtgtgtttttccgtTTGGCCACACGGGGGCAGTACTGCTCTGAGGACTGAGGGTTGTGGGTTGAGGGGCAGGAGgctggaggtggtggtggggcAGTGAAGCTGGGAGAGGAGTATTCCGACCAGAAGGATGAGGACTGTCTCTGTCCGTCTGACTTGTAGAAGCTCTGATCCGCTTCACCTGCGACACAAACAGCGATGCCCACCTGAGCTGCAGAGACAGGGAGCAGGAAGGAGTCTGATCTGAATCTCAACTTACTTTGCAATGTGTTGGGTGCTTTTCCAGTTAGGAAGGGGCTGTGGCTGCCCTCCAGGGCTGGACTGAACTGCCCGTTCTGGGGAACCAGGTTCTGATACGTCTGTGAAGTCTCCAAGTATCCAGTTTGTGACTGGTCTGCCAGTCCATCTGTTAGAGAAAAGGTAGGAAGAAAATGAGACACAAGATAAGACCACTTAACCCTTAAAGCCCAACTAGGCCCTATAAGAACCACCTgctattaaaaaacaataaaccaggactatctatctatctatctatctatctatctatctatctatctatctatctatctatctatctatctatctatctatctatctatctatctatctatctatctatctatctatctatctatctatctatgctgatgtcacttaaaacaaaagacttaaaaagtaatttaactacataaaataacataatgtACGTTTGAtctctatttttctttgttttaaaatgcattaaaataagtaaaaagttCTAAATTGTTTATCATATTGTGTCACAGTTACAGATTACACACCTGATTGGACCtaagaaaagttttattttcagctgttcCTCAAAGTTTAGACCTTAATTTTTGAGAAACCCGACTCAAAGTGTGCTTTAGtgtaaatattaatgtttagaAATCATGCTTATGCTGATTAATGACATCTGTGTTCATGAATCCTTAGCAGCAGGGTCTTTTCCTCTGTCAGAAAGAGGACAGAAAGCTCACATTTATCCTTTGTTTTATCACAGTTTACTCACTTTGAAATCCTAGATGTCATcaagaacatgaacataaaactAATTATGGAGGAGCAATCTTTCATTTACTTCAGGTATGTCTTTTTAAGTgttattttctgaaaatatgACCAAGGGTGACAAGGTTGTAGCTACTGCACAGTGCCTGAGGCTCACCATGAGGATATGAAGCCCACCAGTTAAACTCCTGGTAGGAGTCGAGGTTGAAGAGAGCTGCATCGTTACTGCCCACTGAGGAGAAACCAGCAAGAACTGTGAGATGGGTCATAGCAGACAGCAGATGTCTCTCATTAGGATCCAATAAATACCATAAATATACCTTTAGTGTCATAAGGATGAGAAGCTTTTAGTGACTCAGGGTAGCTGCTTTCTGTCGTATACTGCTGCTGTCCAGGTGCTTTGCTGTCTAACAGAAAAGACAGGTCTTCACCAGGGTAGTCTGGAGGTTAAACATAACGTAGACAGATGGGGTCAGTCAAGGAAGGTGAAGGGAGAAGCGGCTCATGCTTGTTATGGGCCAAACCAATGGTTTACCATAGTTCCATCCATAAACcaacacattttgtttcagtgtgttGCAGCAAAGTAAGAAAACACGCCCTGTTTAAAGGGACAAAAAGGCTCATTTCTGATGCATCGTTGTTATAGGAAAACTGTGAATGATTCTTCAAACATGCTGAATACTACAGATATCTGACAGCTTAGTTGTAAAACTTTAACAGGAAGCATTGAAAGTTCAGACTAATTAAGATGAAGTCTTAACAAACGAGGTAATGAATGCAAAATCATTGGCTTGGAAGTTAGTAAAAGCTCAGCACAGAGACATGATGATGGGAACATGAAAAACGCGCTGATTGCAGCCCAATCCCAGATTTCTTCCCCCTCCACATGAATGGATGGAGCTATGAGGAAACAGggcagggaggaggaggaagagcaggaggaaACGCCAGCGGAGGGAGTGTGACAGAgcagtgatggagggatggggaGGGGAACTCTAAATCTGTTGGAGGAGGAAGTCTGGAGGAAAGGATTAGGGAAGACAGAGAGGGGAGTGCAGCATGGAGTGTGTCTTTAACCCGACCACCCAGCTTCTCCCCGGCCTCAGCTGCCGACCTCAGCCTTTTCAGACCTTATCACGCGCAGCAGCACCCCGTCATCCTGACGCAGCCCGCTGGGTTGGAGTGTCAAGGTCTCATTTGAGTAAGCGATGATTCTGCCTGCCAAAATATTTCCTCTGTCCTTCAGCTGCTCGAGTCCAGAGGAAACAGATCGCACAAACATGCAAAGGCGGTGTCCGCCCCCCTCCCCGGTCTGTCCGAGCGGCTGAGACCTCTGTGGTCAGGACAGAGTCGCGACGGAGCCCAGTCATCCTATAAACTCACCATAAGATGCAAAGTCGAAGCCCGCGGGCACTTCCTGTGTCCTGAAGTCTTCAGTGTAGTATCCATTGTGGCAAATCTCCATCTGAGTTCACACAGTCACGTTATTCCAACTTTTCATGAGGACAGAAACTACAAAACTCACTCAACTCATCTTTATTATCACAAACTATTAACTATCAATTAATAACTATCAGGCTTACAGAGCAGAATGCTCATGTTTGTTAATATGAACCAAACTACGTcaataaatatgattttatgAATGAAATTCGTCATTTTTTTCGtttaaaaactatttgaaaaaaaaaaaagaaaagaaaaaaaagcccacCTTCATGTGTGAATCTTTGCTGTTCGTCTTTCTGGCTCCAGGAACAAGTAGCTCCTCCTCAGACGTTCTTATCAGGACTTTTCAGACCGGGTCGCCGTTCAGAGCTCGGATCCCCGGCCTGTCCGGTCCCGTTATAAGTGCAGGGGAGCGGTGGGCGGGGCGCGTGCGTCGTGACCCGCTGCACCGTGACGTCACACCCCCTCCTCCCCGaccaaacattcattcatgaaAGACCCCCCCCAAGAGAAGGTCCGAGTCCAGATTTTAAATTGAAGGTGATGAGCTTcagagttatttatttattttttatttagcctttagtACCCAAGTTAGTCCCTCTGAGATCAAagatctcctcctcttcttcttcttcttcttcttcttcttcttcttcttcttcttcttcttcttattattattattattattattattattattattatatcatttaaaagaagaacagataaaaacaagctATTTGattacttcatttatttaaaatcaatcaaaaaaCCTTCAGGTTGTGAAAAGtgaaagaacaagaacaagagtGGGAGGTTTTAGAAATTCTGGTTAAAAACGATGAACTGAGTCTGTTTACTCATCTGAAATGAAGGTGAATTGTGGGTATTCACAAAATTTTAGTTATGTTAACTGATAAGTGAGACTTCTGTTGtcataaaaggaagaaaaatacaagTAGGTTAAATATTTGGAGGTTAGTTCACAAAGCTGAAGAGtcacattttaacattattaataaataattttacagtCTAATTTCAAATAGTCAATATTTGACCCTCAGAAACAGATTTGAGGTAGCAGTGCAGGgtgttgtcattttatttaatcgTTCATTTTTAATCATTAGATATTAAAAGACTGGAATGTATGAGATGTGGAATTACTGAGGGGAGGTTTTATTCATTACGTTTTCAGATATTAATCTTATTAAAGTGGGATGCTGCTTGTTGTAAATGGCCAAACCTGGTATAAtaatgtgcaaataaaaataaacgtTGAAACATAAAATTGTTCAAACTTATGTTAAAGTGGAAATGAAGAACTAAACTGTAAAAAGGACCGCGTGTGAGAAGGTGGAGGAAATGGACTTTTTCTTCTGATtagaagtaaaataataaaaatttgtttttttttaattacaaattaaataaaaaacttgttCCTTGATTAAACGTTATTATTTTCTCGCCTTTGTTCCATTTTGTAGgaaaacatcagattttaaaACCTCTGGAAACATAAAGCCctgatttatttctcttttcctttcagctgctgctgcctcaCATCTTTCACTTTCTCTGATCAGCTCATCGCTAGCTGacgcacacacgcacgcacacacacacacacacacacacacacacacacacacacacacacacacacacacacacacacacacacacacacacacagagagagagagagaaacaacatgaaacaaaaacccccaaaacagaaataaaaacatttaaactgaatgATAAGATTATGTTTTCGTAAGGTCGCGTTTTGGGGCGTTAAAGAGTTTTTATGAGAAAAGAATAAACTAAAAGCAGTTTTCTAATTATCTTTTATTAATTGATGAGCACAAAAATCTGAAGTTTCACATCAGCCGATCAGTGCTGATAAACaatgaatataaataatatatataaccCCAGTAATCAGATCTTTTAGCTTctttaaacaacataaaaaccgAAGCTGGAAACTtgtaataatgttaataataaacGTGATTTGAAGCAGCGGAATCTTCTCGTGTTGACAGGCGGGACCACATGAGCCAGTTTGGGTGGAGATGAAGTGCAGCCTTTTGAAATCAGAGCGTTTTACTAGTCGGCTTTTAATGAGGTGGGaggcagaaaaggaaaaagaaaaaaatctgtgtatCTTTAGAAACCATTCGACAAAACAATGGCCCgtaaaaaacacacaagtggTCGCTGAAGAAAGTCTGAAATCACAGCGTGAGTGGCTGCAGGAGATAAGGCAGAGCCCAGAGCCTTCTATaaacaaacatcacacacacacacacacacacacacacacacacacacacacacacacacacacacacacacacacacacacacacacacaaagaggcCGACTCCATCTGGAAAAGTGCAGCCGGGTGAAATCGTGCGCGCAGACGGGAGTCGTGATTGGGAGCCCCACCTCGAGACAAGGACACAACCGGGATGAAGTTACACAACACAGTGATTAACAACCACGAAGTGTCAGCTCTGGGGCCAGCTGCTTTCCACGGCTGAGTCACGGAGCAGGAGAAGAACACCTGAAGTCACAGTAGGAAAAATCTCTCCTTTAAAATTCTTATTTTCGGGAAGACAGTTTTATAAGTGGGCTCTAAAGCCAGAGACGACGGGAGTATAAATCACGCGCTGCAGATCATCTTCAGACCAGGTCTGATTAACCACCTGCGACCCGATCATCAGGTTTTTGTCCTGCAGGGAAACTTTGGATCAGACAATGTGCGGGATTCCCCAGAAGCCCCCAGTCCAGCCCCCCCGAGTTCCCGT
Encoded here:
- the LOC121641674 gene encoding ETS1-related protein isoform X1, with product MKMEICHNGYYTEDFRTQEVPAGFDFASYDYPGEDLSFLLDSKAPGQQQYTTESSYPESLKASHPYDTKVGSNDAALFNLDSYQEFNWWASYPHDGLADQSQTGYLETSQTYQNLVPQNGQFSPALEGSHSPFLTGKAPNTLQSEADQSFYKSDGQRQSSSFWSEYSSPSFTAPPPPPASCPSTHNPQSSEQYCPRVAKRKNTHTQRPEREGQMTGMSTYPGSGPIQLWQFLLELLLDSACSTFISWTGDGWEFKMSDPTEVAKRWGQCKNKPKMNYEKLSRGLRYYYHKNIIHKTAGKRYVYRFVCDMQGMLGKTAQEVLSSLNVLPINTESWRCPGVPASEHGSETWPPQ
- the LOC121641674 gene encoding ETS1-related protein isoform X2, producing MKMEICHNGYYTEDFRTQEVPAGFDFASYDSKAPGQQQYTTESSYPESLKASHPYDTKVGSNDAALFNLDSYQEFNWWASYPHDGLADQSQTGYLETSQTYQNLVPQNGQFSPALEGSHSPFLTGKAPNTLQSEADQSFYKSDGQRQSSSFWSEYSSPSFTAPPPPPASCPSTHNPQSSEQYCPRVAKRKNTHTQRPEREGQMTGMSTYPGSGPIQLWQFLLELLLDSACSTFISWTGDGWEFKMSDPTEVAKRWGQCKNKPKMNYEKLSRGLRYYYHKNIIHKTAGKRYVYRFVCDMQGMLGKTAQEVLSSLNVLPINTESWRCPGVPASEHGSETWPPQ